The Vibrio tritonius genomic sequence GCCCGACCATCGATATAACGTAAGCGTTCAATGATGTGTACCGGCGTAAAGGCTCGCAGTTCTAACGCTTGAGCGATTTCGCCATGGGCAATATCTGTTCTTACCGAAATAATTTTTGTCTCAGCGATTCTTTGCTGCTCTTGAATCATTTTGTGAAAGTGGCTTCGCGACAAAGGGTTATAGCGAATACGCGGCGGTGAAATGTACCAACCACGTCGCTCTTCACGATAAATCAAACCTTCTGTTTCTAACGCCACTAAGGCATCTTTTAAGGTGACGCGCGTGGTGGAGAACAGCTCCGTCATCTCACGCTCTGAGGGCAGTTTCTGACCTGACGTCATACCGCCTGAAATAATTCGCTCACGTATTACATCTCTAATTTTGGCTGGCGCGCCTGTTGATAACACCATCTCCACCCTGACCTAGTCCAGACTCATGTTCTAATAATATAGATAATTTATAATTCTTATATGAATTTCTTGTATAAGTTATATGAAACGCTAGATTAGAATGAATTTTAATCAGTTCATCTTCATTTTCGCTTAATAAAAACGCACTAATCCTGTCACAATCGTTCTATAGTGTAAAAAAAGGAACAAACTGAACTAGTCCAATGGAAGGCGACTATCA encodes the following:
- a CDS encoding UTRA domain-containing protein is translated as MVLSTGAPAKIRDVIRERIISGGMTSGQKLPSEREMTELFSTTRVTLKDALVALETEGLIYREERRGWYISPPRIRYNPLSRSHFHKMIQEQQRIAETKIISVRTDIAHGEIAQALELRAFTPVHIIERLRYIDGRAVLFVENCLIETLFPGILQQNIAASLTELYSRHYGYETQRSRFQVIPTAAPAHVAKALNLAAGQPVLKICRVNYKSDGQIMDCEFEYWRPDAVMITIDSQGDIY